A genomic stretch from Telopea speciosissima isolate NSW1024214 ecotype Mountain lineage chromosome 7, Tspe_v1, whole genome shotgun sequence includes:
- the LOC122669203 gene encoding PRA1 family protein F3-like translates to MTRYGTIPTESLGRSREEFMSKVKDRIKSGLATCRPWREMLHRHALGVPSNVGETFVGVRTNFGYFRMNYAIIVLLIIFLSLLWHPISLIVFVVMMVVWLYLYFLRDEPWVIFGRSIDDRVVLILLSVVTLVALFLTKATLNLIISLLIGLVVILIHAVFRKTDDLFQNEEDLRSGGDGGVTHPLTTSSSV, encoded by the coding sequence ATGACGAGGTACGGTACAATACCAACAGAATCACTGGGGAGGTCAAGGGAGGAATTCATGTCCAAAGTGAAAGATCGAATCAAATCAGGGCTGGCAACTTGTAGACCATGGAGGGAGATGCTTCACCGACATGCCCTAGGTGTCCCTTCCAACGTGGGTGAAACTTTCGTTGGTGTAAGAACTAACTTTGGCTACTTCCGGATGAACTATGCCATTATAGTACTCTTGATTATCTTCCTCAGCTTGCTATGGCACCCAATTTCACTTATAGTGTTTGTGGTAATGATGGTTGTTTGGTTGTACCTCTACTTCTTAAGGGATGAGCCATGGGTGATATTTGGGAGAAGCATAGATGATCGGGTGGTGTTGATCCTCTTGTCGGTTGTTACACTTGTTGCCCTTTTCCTCACCAAGGCCACACTCAACCTTATCATCTCGTTGTTGATAGGGTTGGTGGTGATCTTGATCCATGCGGTCTTCAGGAAGACCGACGATCTCTTTCAGAACGAAGAGGACTTGAGATCAGGTGGGGATGGCGGCGTCACTCATCCTCTCactacttcttcttctgtaTAG